One genomic window of Terriglobales bacterium includes the following:
- a CDS encoding cyclic nucleotide-binding domain-containing protein, producing the protein MAALIPSASWILAGPVDLGDVWRGVAAVNQQLDLLRVALAFLVIAAVVARAAPQERGSVRTALRLFFTGVVLLLAPAALDLLELGKLSRFSHWIGLAIGGIAIVSLASLFVFDVLLKISHLTVPRILRDLLVGIAYVAVLFTLLSRAGISLGQLITTSAILTAVIGLSMQDTLGNIMAGVALQLEKTIAVGDWVKIDQTVGRITEIRWRHTSIETRNWDTVIVPNTQLIKSQVTILGRRTSQPLQHRQWVYFNVDFRYSPTEVIHAVTEALTAEPIENVSPTPKPNCILYDIKESFCYYAVRYWLTNLAVDDPTDSRMRTIVYFALKRANIPMSIPAHKLFMTEESEAHEELSRQKDAARRMESLANVDLFDTLSIEERRKLAERLYFAPFTAGETITRQGAEAHWLYILTKGTAEVVVTEGDVRQTVNTLKAGDFFGEMSLMTGAKRSSTVTALEDTHCYRLDKAGFQEIIQRRPEIAAHVSKVMAERLVGLEAARSQLAEEIRKKRLHELEGDIFSRILNFFGIDREAGSQGV; encoded by the coding sequence CCATCAGCGTCGTGGATCCTGGCCGGGCCGGTCGACCTCGGGGACGTATGGCGGGGTGTTGCAGCGGTCAACCAGCAACTCGACCTCCTTAGGGTGGCCCTCGCCTTTCTCGTGATCGCAGCCGTGGTGGCTCGCGCCGCGCCCCAGGAGCGCGGGTCGGTGCGCACTGCCTTGCGGCTCTTCTTTACTGGAGTGGTCCTGCTGCTCGCCCCGGCGGCGCTCGACCTGCTGGAACTTGGCAAGCTCTCCCGCTTCTCGCACTGGATCGGGTTGGCGATCGGCGGGATTGCCATCGTCAGCCTGGCCAGCCTGTTCGTTTTTGACGTCCTGCTTAAGATCAGTCACCTCACCGTTCCCAGGATCCTCCGCGACCTTCTCGTCGGGATCGCCTACGTCGCCGTCCTGTTCACCCTGCTCTCCCGGGCCGGGATCAGCCTGGGCCAGCTGATCACCACCTCCGCCATCCTCACCGCCGTGATCGGCTTGTCGATGCAGGACACGCTGGGCAATATCATGGCCGGTGTCGCTCTCCAGCTGGAGAAGACCATCGCGGTGGGCGACTGGGTGAAGATCGATCAGACGGTCGGCCGCATCACCGAGATCCGCTGGCGCCATACCTCCATCGAGACCCGCAACTGGGACACCGTCATTGTGCCCAACACCCAGCTCATCAAGAGCCAGGTCACGATCCTGGGCCGCCGGACGTCGCAGCCGCTGCAGCACCGCCAGTGGGTCTATTTCAACGTCGATTTTCGTTATTCTCCGACGGAGGTCATCCACGCGGTCACTGAGGCTCTCACCGCCGAGCCCATCGAGAACGTCTCCCCCACCCCGAAACCGAACTGCATCCTCTACGACATCAAGGAAAGCTTCTGCTACTACGCGGTGCGCTATTGGCTCACCAATCTCGCGGTGGACGATCCCACCGACTCCCGCATGCGCACCATCGTTTACTTCGCTCTCAAGCGGGCCAATATTCCCATGTCCATCCCGGCGCATAAGTTGTTCATGACCGAGGAATCGGAGGCTCACGAGGAGCTCAGCCGCCAGAAGGATGCCGCTCGCCGCATGGAGTCGCTGGCCAACGTCGACCTGTTCGATACCCTCTCCATCGAGGAGCGCCGTAAGCTGGCCGAGCGCCTCTACTTTGCTCCCTTCACCGCCGGCGAGACCATCACCCGCCAGGGCGCGGAAGCGCATTGGCTGTACATCTTGACCAAGGGTACCGCCGAGGTGGTCGTCACCGAAGGTGATGTCCGCCAAACAGTGAACACGCTAAAGGCCGGGGACTTCTTCGGCGAGATGTCCTTGATGACCGGCGCCAAGCGCTCCTCGACTGTCACCGCGCTGGAAGACACCCACTGCTACCGCCTCGACAAGGCGGGGTTCCAGGAGATCATCCAGCGCCGGCCCGAGATCGCCGCCCACGTTTCGAAGGTCATGGCCGAGCGCCTGGTCGGCCTGGAGGCCGCCCGCAGCCAGTTGGCGGAGGAGATCCGCAAAAAGAGGTTGCACGAGTTGGAGGGTGACATCTTCTCGCGCATCCTGAATTTCTTCGGGATCGACAGGGAAGCAGGATCGCAAGGCGTGTAG
- a CDS encoding UDP-2,3-diacylglucosamine diphosphatase, with protein MQAMPADTLIISDLHLGSEVSRAREAQRLLRACSFRRLILLGDIFADLNFSRLKKDHWRFLSQIRKLSNPKRNIEVVWVEGNHDQGLSTLMSHLVGVRVYQEYAWTYAGVRHLAIHGHQFDQFTVHNLALSQFGGLLYLQLQKLDPGKKGFSRFLDRLNTRWLRMSPKVSSGALEYARRRGVERIFCGHTHAAMEMERDGIHYYNAGSWVGAQPTYITVGEQGVEIQRYAGTDDRDPRQERSEVAAEVADFADEADLLAEPESASLRC; from the coding sequence ATGCAGGCGATGCCAGCCGATACCTTGATCATCAGCGACCTGCACCTGGGTTCGGAGGTCAGTCGCGCGCGCGAGGCGCAGCGCCTGTTGAGGGCCTGTTCCTTCCGCCGGCTGATCCTGCTGGGCGATATCTTCGCCGACCTGAACTTCTCCCGCCTGAAGAAGGACCATTGGCGGTTCCTGTCGCAGATCCGGAAGCTGTCGAATCCCAAGCGCAACATCGAAGTGGTGTGGGTGGAAGGCAACCATGACCAAGGGCTCTCGACGCTGATGTCGCACCTGGTCGGGGTGCGCGTGTACCAGGAGTATGCGTGGACTTATGCCGGCGTACGGCACCTGGCCATCCACGGCCACCAGTTCGACCAGTTCACGGTCCACAACCTCGCGCTCAGCCAGTTCGGAGGGCTCTTGTACCTGCAATTGCAGAAGCTGGACCCGGGCAAGAAAGGATTCAGCCGGTTTCTGGACCGGCTGAACACGCGCTGGCTGCGGATGTCGCCCAAGGTCTCGAGCGGGGCGCTGGAGTACGCCCGGCGCAGGGGCGTGGAGCGCATCTTCTGTGGCCACACCCACGCCGCCATGGAGATGGAGCGGGATGGCATCCATTATTACAACGCAGGTTCCTGGGTGGGAGCGCAGCCGACGTACATCACCGTCGGCGAACAAGGAGTGGAGATCCAACGCTATGCCGGAACTGACGATCGTGATCCCCGCCAAGAACGAAGCGAGGTTGCTGCCGAAGTTGCTGACTTCGCTGACGAAGCAGACCTACTTGCAGAACCGGAAAGCGCAAGTCTTCGTTGCTGA
- a CDS encoding NUDIX domain-containing protein encodes MRPTSPIALMPITVQVAAVCYRRGRADMEFLLVRTSSGRWIFPKGNIDDSLSRSEAASREASEEAGAMGTIATQCFHTFKYWKSSEDGVVFVEAYLLEVHRTEEPEEEHREPTWFRPQAARRAIAEGRDPESAAELASVIDTAVRTISAGTSPERATVRRR; translated from the coding sequence ATGCGGCCGACAAGTCCTATCGCGCTCATGCCGATCACGGTGCAGGTGGCGGCGGTCTGCTATCGCCGTGGACGCGCAGACATGGAATTCCTGCTGGTGCGGACGTCCAGCGGGCGCTGGATTTTCCCCAAGGGGAACATCGATGACTCGCTCTCCCGCAGCGAGGCGGCGTCGCGCGAGGCCTCGGAAGAGGCGGGGGCGATGGGGACAATCGCGACCCAGTGCTTCCACACCTTCAAGTATTGGAAGTCGTCGGAAGATGGCGTGGTGTTCGTCGAGGCATACCTGCTGGAAGTGCACCGCACCGAGGAGCCGGAAGAAGAGCATCGGGAGCCGACCTGGTTCAGACCACAGGCGGCGCGGCGTGCCATCGCCGAAGGGCGCGATCCCGAATCTGCCGCTGAGCTGGCATCGGTGATCGACACGGCGGTAAGGACGATCAGCGCGGGCACGAGCCCGGAACGGGCGACGGTTCGGCGCCGCTGA
- a CDS encoding glycosyltransferase: MIPAKNEARLLPKLLTSLTKQTYLQNRKAQVFVADAGSTDGTPQLAMTFRDRLDLEVIPGGLPSVGRNAGARLADGPYVLFIDADMEFHDPTLMARAMERMRDRQLHCLTTNIWCEGGTALDQALYLGNNIFQWFSQFGSPFSTGMFMLFDRKRFWELGGFHEQALFAEDYLLSKKVAVGRFAVIGGGAYTTNRRFQKMGHFKMVRLFLWTAMNTWNEKHFLRDQRYWEV, encoded by the coding sequence GTGATCCCCGCCAAGAACGAAGCGAGGTTGCTGCCGAAGTTGCTGACTTCGCTGACGAAGCAGACCTACTTGCAGAACCGGAAAGCGCAAGTCTTCGTTGCTGACGCGGGATCGACCGATGGCACCCCGCAGCTGGCCATGACCTTCCGCGACCGCCTGGACCTGGAGGTGATCCCCGGCGGCCTGCCGTCGGTGGGGCGCAATGCGGGGGCGCGGCTGGCGGACGGGCCCTACGTGCTGTTCATCGACGCCGACATGGAGTTCCACGATCCCACGCTCATGGCGCGCGCCATGGAACGGATGCGCGACCGCCAGCTCCACTGCCTGACCACCAACATCTGGTGCGAAGGCGGGACCGCCCTCGACCAGGCGCTGTATCTCGGTAACAACATCTTCCAGTGGTTCTCGCAGTTCGGCAGCCCGTTCAGCACCGGCATGTTCATGCTGTTCGACCGGAAGCGGTTCTGGGAGCTGGGCGGGTTCCACGAGCAGGCCCTGTTCGCCGAGGACTACCTGCTGAGCAAGAAGGTGGCGGTGGGACGGTTCGCCGTGATCGGCGGCGGCGCCTACACCACCAACCGGCGTTTCCAGAAGATGGGGCACTTCAAGATGGTCCGGCTGTTCCTGTGGACCGCGATGAATACGTGGAACGAGAAACATTTCCTTCGCGACCAGCGGTATTGGGAGGTTTGA